A window of the Thermus aquaticus genome harbors these coding sequences:
- a CDS encoding FecCD family ABC transporter permease: protein MISTTIPHHLRRYRKALFSLALLLPFALLLGLALGAYSIPPLAIPQILLRGEGLEYQVLTALRLPRVLGAALVGSLLALAGAVLQGLFRNPLVDPGLIGVSSGAALGAAIFIVLLPGAGPLEAYALPLFAFLGGVLATQVLWWIARTPMGTQVLVLLLSGIALNALVGAAIGLLTFLATEEQLRSLTFWTLGGFSAVTWTTLLSGLPLAFLAWALLLPLTRPLNALVLGEREAFHLGADLEALKRRAVAGAAFGVGVAGGPAGGVGFIGLVAPHLFRLLAGPDHRYLLTGSALLGASLAVLADLLARTVAAPAEVPVGVVTALLGGPFFLYLVLRYKREVYRA from the coding sequence GTGATCTCAACCACCATACCCCACCACCTTCGGCGTTACCGTAAGGCCCTTTTCTCCTTGGCCCTCCTCCTCCCCTTTGCCCTGCTCCTGGGCCTAGCCCTGGGCGCCTACTCCATCCCCCCCTTGGCCATTCCCCAGATCCTCCTCCGGGGGGAGGGGTTGGAGTACCAGGTCCTCACGGCCCTCCGCCTCCCTCGGGTCCTGGGAGCGGCTCTGGTAGGCAGCCTTCTAGCGCTAGCGGGGGCGGTTCTGCAAGGGCTTTTCCGCAACCCCCTGGTGGACCCCGGTCTCATCGGGGTGAGCTCAGGGGCTGCCCTGGGAGCGGCCATCTTCATCGTCCTCCTGCCCGGAGCGGGGCCTTTGGAGGCCTATGCCCTTCCCCTCTTCGCCTTCTTGGGAGGGGTGTTGGCCACCCAGGTCCTGTGGTGGATCGCCCGGACCCCTATGGGCACGCAGGTCCTGGTCCTGCTCCTTTCGGGCATCGCCCTTAACGCCCTGGTGGGAGCGGCCATAGGTCTTCTCACCTTTTTGGCCACGGAGGAGCAGCTCCGCAGCCTCACCTTCTGGACCCTAGGGGGATTCTCCGCGGTGACCTGGACGACCCTGCTCTCTGGCCTCCCGCTAGCCTTTCTGGCGTGGGCCCTCCTCCTACCCTTGACCCGCCCCCTCAACGCCCTGGTCCTGGGGGAGCGGGAAGCCTTCCACCTAGGCGCGGATCTAGAGGCGTTGAAACGACGGGCCGTGGCGGGCGCGGCTTTTGGGGTGGGGGTGGCGGGGGGCCCGGCTGGAGGTGTGGGCTTCATCGGCCTGGTGGCTCCCCACCTCTTCCGCCTCCTGGCGGGGCCGGACCACCGCTACCTCCTTACGGGATCGGCCCTTTTGGGAGCCTCCTTGGCGGTCCTCGCGGACCTCCTGGCGAGAACCGTGGCGGCCCCCGCCGAGGTACCCGTGGGCGTGGTGACCGCTCTCCTGGGAGGTCCCTTTTTCCTTTACCTGGTCCTGCGGTACAAGCGGGAGGTGTACCGTGCTTGA
- a CDS encoding heme/hemin ABC transporter substrate-binding protein, which translates to MRPNALWLLAMALVPTAWGQPHRVVDATGKEVVVSSTQRIVSLDGITTEILFALGVGNQVVGRDDSSYYPPEVLRLPSVGYQFRLSAEGILSLRPTLVIGREDVRPPQVVEQLRAAGVTVVLVPTEPTVQGAEAKIRVVAQAVGRQARGEELVRSLERDLLALEAFKAQRAPKGRLRALFLYMRGPQTLFVCGEGATPVGMMVLAGLENAARGIRECQPMTAESVVASQPDVLVTFKKGLDSIGGLPGLLRLPGIAQTPAGQKGKVVAMDDLYLGSFGPRAGKAALDLFRAAYLQEGFVEVVP; encoded by the coding sequence ATGAGGCCCAATGCCCTTTGGCTTCTGGCGATGGCCCTGGTCCCCACGGCCTGGGGCCAGCCCCACCGGGTGGTGGACGCCACCGGCAAGGAGGTGGTGGTGTCCTCCACCCAGCGTATCGTCAGCCTGGACGGCATCACCACGGAGATCCTCTTCGCCTTAGGGGTCGGCAACCAGGTGGTGGGGCGGGACGATTCCAGCTACTACCCCCCGGAGGTGCTTCGGCTGCCCAGCGTGGGCTACCAGTTCCGCCTTTCCGCCGAAGGGATCCTCTCCTTGCGGCCCACGCTGGTCATCGGCCGGGAGGACGTGCGCCCCCCCCAGGTGGTAGAGCAGCTTAGGGCGGCGGGGGTGACCGTGGTGCTGGTCCCCACCGAGCCCACCGTCCAGGGTGCCGAGGCCAAAATCCGGGTGGTGGCCCAGGCGGTGGGCCGCCAGGCGCGGGGGGAAGAGCTGGTGCGGAGCTTGGAGCGGGACCTCCTGGCCCTCGAGGCCTTCAAGGCGCAAAGAGCTCCCAAGGGAAGGCTACGGGCCCTCTTCCTCTACATGCGGGGGCCCCAAACCCTCTTCGTGTGCGGAGAGGGGGCCACGCCTGTGGGCATGATGGTCCTAGCGGGCCTGGAAAACGCTGCCCGGGGAATCCGGGAGTGCCAGCCCATGACCGCAGAGAGCGTAGTGGCATCGCAGCCCGATGTCCTTGTGACCTTTAAGAAGGGTCTGGATTCCATTGGGGGCCTTCCCGGCCTCCTCCGTCTCCCCGGTATTGCCCAAACTCCCGCAGGCCAAAAGGGAAAGGTGGTGGCCATGGACGACCTGTACCTAGGCTCCTTTGGCCCCAGGGCAGGCAAGGCCGCCCTGGACCTCTTCCGGGCGGCTTACCTCCAGGAAGGCTTTGTGGAGGTGGTACCGTGA